The nucleotide sequence ATCCCAGTTCAGCCAGGCAGCAGGATTTAAAGGGCCAGTGCCGGGGCAGCTCAGCTGCTCTCGTGCAGGGTGAGCCGGTCGAAGAGGTACTCGCCCAGGCCGGACTCGGGCGCTCCCACGCGCCGCAGGTTGGTCACGTGGTCGCCCAGCTTCTTGATGAGCTTCACCTCCTCATCCAGATAGTGGGTCTCCAGGAAGTCGCACatctgggggggtgggaagggttgggttagagagggggccccTGGTGCCCCCCTCCTCAGGACCCCAGcattctggggctgctctgggagcagtgggggtgagtggttagagcaggggccaagagccaggactcctgggttctcctccctgctgtgggaggggcacaggggccgtggttggagcaggggcgggggaccagggcttctgggttgttgccccagctctgcaagggacgcggggggggggggtgtcggaCTCCTGGGTTTCCTGGGGCAGGTCACTCACGTGTGGGTCTTGGTGCTGCGTGGCCACACGGTGCAGGTCCAGCAGTGCCTGGTTGACTGTCTTCTCCAGCTTCAGGGCAAAATCCATGGCAGCCGCCCCATTGCCCCACTCGTCCTGCGCTGGtttctgggaggaggagggtgcgggggggagggttAGGGCcatgctgggggggagggggctccagcccccccccagccccctcctcccccactcacccCGATGTCCTGCAGCAGGATGCGGCCGCCCCGGCGGTTCTGGAAGCCCAGCAGCCGCTCCGCCTGCTCCCGCTTCTCGCTCGACAGGTGCCGGAAGAACTCGGCGAAATGGGCCAGCGCCACATCGTCCCGGCCGAAGAAATagccctgggggggcggggggaagggggagacagTGAGACCCCCGCGGTGTGGGGCAGCCCCTATGGCCCCGCCCCCCTACCGCGGGCTACCCAATGGGCTGCCAGGAAGCCGACTGGACTCTGACCTGGCAGCTGCTGGTAAACAAGTGCCGGGAGGGGTGAAGGCTGggagcccggatgcctgggtccccaagggaaggagggggggggtctgggagcccggatgcctgggtccccaagggaaggaggggggggggtctgggagcTTGGGTCTCCGCGGCGCCAGGcggagggggaagaaggggaggtctgggagcccggacgcctgggtcctggcggcgctgggtggggggaggggaggggggtctgggagcccggactcctgggtccccgcgggaagaagggggcggggtctgggagcccggacgcctgggtcctggCGGCgctgggtggggggtctgggagcccggactcctgcgTCCCCGCGGGAAGAAGGGGGCGGGgtctgggagcccggacgcctgggtcctggcggcgctgggtggggggaggggggtctgggagcccggactcctgggtccccgcgggaagaagggggcggggtctgggagcccggacgcctgggtccccgggCTCACCAAGGACAGGTAGCTGTAGCTGGCCTGCAGGAGCTGGTTGACCAGGCGGTTGGTGCCGGCCTCGGCCTCGGCCGCGTAGTTCTGGCGGATCTGGGAACTCATGGCGCGGGCAGGATGGTGCTGGGCGAGCGGAGGCTCCGTTCAATCACTGTTGAAGCAAGAGCCAACAGCGGCTGAGGCGCGGCGGGGCCCTTTATAGCCGcctgcgcccccagccccgccccgcccgggggCGGCGCTGCGAGCCCGGACTCCTGgatcccctcccagcttgggggGATGGGAgctcggactcctgggtcccctccccgtggggggtgcagggtccagacCCCCCCCGAGCCGGGAGAAGGGGGCTGACTGGGGACACCGagaagccccctccccccgtACCCCCCCCGCGACTCAGCACAATGcttcccagcgcccccccccccaggactgGGCTCAGCATGACTCAgcaccacgcccccccccccccccccggggacgAGCCCGTGAAGCTCACGTCATCCCCCTACAGAGAagcagggaacccaggagtcctgccccctccactcccccaggCAGGGGGACaaagaacccaggcgtcccagctccctctccccgcccgccccgctcGACGCCCCCCTGCCGCccacagaacccaggcgtcctggctcccagtcttccccccacccttcccggGGTCAGGGACTCGGTTCCTGTTTCGGGGCCCGGCGGGATCCGGGCTGAGCCGGTCCATGGGGCGGGGGTGCGGGTTATGAGTTCAGCTCTCACGGGTTGGGGCACGTGACAGCCCAGTGCTACAATGGGGaaatgggtgttgggggggggggtgagcccggacgcctgggttctctgggggaggggaggggaatggggagtAGTGGGTAGGGCGGGGTGGGCAGGAGCCGGGGCTTCTCTGGTTGCTGGTGGTGTCCTCGAGCTCTTGACCCCC is from Carettochelys insculpta isolate YL-2023 chromosome 22, ASM3395843v1, whole genome shotgun sequence and encodes:
- the FTL gene encoding ferritin light chain, which gives rise to MSSQIRQNYAAEAEAGTNRLVNQLLQASYSYLSLGYFFGRDDVALAHFAEFFRHLSSEKREQAERLLGFQNRRGGRILLQDIGKPAQDEWGNGAAAMDFALKLEKTVNQALLDLHRVATQHQDPHMCDFLETHYLDEEVKLIKKLGDHVTNLRRVGAPESGLGEYLFDRLTLHESS